The bacterium genome contains the following window.
GGTTAACCATATTATCATTCCAGCTATCGTTCTTTTGTTCTACGGTCAGCGCGCTACATCAGGACATTATCTATTTCAACGTATACGTTGCGTTCAGGGTTATATTAATATCCTTCTGGCGGGTAGCAGTGTTATATACACCATACGACTGAATTTCGGTTGAAAACGGTTCATTTATTTGGAAAATTCCGCTCCGAGCAGAAATGAGTTTATCTAATTTAACTCCAGCGTTTTTCGCGATTTCTTGCGCTCGTTTTTTCGCATCTTGCGTCGCTAACGCTAAAAGTTCCCGTTTTATCTCCGGAAGATTCGAAAAATAATATTCCACATTTGCAGAATCAAGAATAATCCCTTTATCAATAATAAATTTCGGGTTTAACGCAAGTTGCTCTACTTTCGGGATATCTTTCGAGATAACAAAAATTATCTGACGTAACGTGAACCCAAGCTGTTGCCCATATCGGTCATATTTTTGCTCAGACATAACCGGTTGGACGGTGATATCTTTCGGGTCAACGCCATTCGATTTCAATAATTCAACCAATAATTCCTCATCTTTTTTCAACTGGTCATAACCCAGTTTCATATCTTTTAAATCTGCAAATCGGGTTATGGTTACCCGCCATTTGATGATATCCGATTCATATCGTTTGGTTGCGGTGCCAATAACGCTTATCGTTTCACGACCTGAACGACCAGCATAAAAAAATAATCCGAAAA
Protein-coding sequences here:
- a CDS encoding SIMPL domain-containing protein, translated to MQKKEARILGWSFIIGMFIFGLFFYAGRSGRETISVIGTATKRYESDIIKWRVTITRFADLKDMKLGYDQLKKDEELLVELLKSNGVDPKDITVQPVMSEQKYDRYGQQLGFTLRQIIFVISKDIPKVEQLALNPKFIIDKGIILDSANVEYYFSNLPEIKRELLALATQDAKKRAQEIAKNAGVKLDKLISARSGIFQINEPFSTEIQSYGVYNTATRQKDINITLNATYTLK